From the genome of uncultured Bacteroides sp.:
GCATTCCTATTAAAAATTTTATTCAGGAGGCAACCAACCTTTCAACTATCATAACCAAACAAATTCAGCAAAAAAGGCTAAATCATCTGGAACTTAGCGGGGCTATACCTTCTGCTCAGCTATCTTTTATGGCCGGAAAGAAAAACCCACTAAGTGAATACCTTGCTCTTTCTAAAATATCTTTTAAAGATGCATCAGTTAATCTTTCCTCTTCTCAAAAAAAAGGATTAACAGGAGGAGCACAACTTCATTCACTTCAGGTTGATAGTGTGCTGTTGGATACCGTCCGACTGGCTATCAGACAAGATACAGCAGGTATTCATCTGCATGCAGGAGTTATAAATAATAAATTCAATAAACAGTATGTATTTCAGGCATACGCTGATGGTGTAGTTCAGGATGATAATGCAGAGGTAATGCTGAAATATCTTAATGCCAAAGGAGAGACGGGGGCAGATCTGGGCGTTCGGGCACAATTGGAGGAGGGTGGTGTTTCGTTTAATTTGTTTCCAGATCAGCCTATACTACTTTTCCGTCCGTTCAATCTGAATAAAGATAATCGTATATTTATTGATAAAGAAAATCGTGTCACCGCAAATCTGGATTTACAGGATAAAAATGGAATGGGACTCTTTGTTCATTCTGTTGAAAATGCTGAGGCGCAACAGGATATAATTGGTGAACTTAGAAATCTTGATCTGAAAGAAGTGGTTCAATCCTTACCTTATTTACCGGATATTGGAGGTATTCTTTCCACTAAAGCTGAATATATTCAGAAGAATAACCGCTTTCAGGTAATTGCTGATGCGGGAATCCGGAAATTTATGTATGAGAAGCAGCTGGTAGGCAATATGAATTTGCAGGCCACTTATCTTCCTGTTGAAAAGAATGTGCATCAGTTGGAGGCTAAGCTGGGATATAATGGCAGGGAAGTGCTTGTTGCAGATGGAACATACCATGCAGAAGGAGAGGGAACAATGAAAGTGCTTGCCAAGATTAAAGCTTTTCCTCTGGGCGTAGCCAATGCATTTATTCCCGATGGCATGGCCCAACTTGCCGGTGCTTTAAATGGTGAGGTTGCATTGGAAGGTAGTACACAATCACCGAAGATAAACGGAGGATTCAAAGCAGACACAAGTTCGGTTTATATTGCTCAGGCAGGTGCTCGTTTGCGATTGGATGAGAAAGAAATAAAGGTAACCGATAATAAGCTCGTTTTTGATAATTATCATATCTATGCAGTTGGTAAGAATCCATTGAATATTTCAGGATCAGTTGATCTGAAAGATTTGCAGCAAATGCGTGCCGATTTGAAGCTTACTGCTAGCAATTATCAGTTATTCAATGCTAACCGCACCAAGCAATCGCTAGTATACGGAAAACTATTTGTTGATTTGAATACTACAATTCGTGGACCTGTTGATGCTTTGATTATGCGTGGAAATATGAGGTTACTGGGTAATACGGATGTTACTTATGTTCTTAAAGATTCACCGCTGACTGTGCAGGATAGGCTGGGAGATATGGTAACTTTCGTCAACTTTGCAGATACTTTGCAGCCTCCGAAAGAAAAGCCTAAGAAAGTTTCTCTGGGTGGATTGGATATGCTGATTAATATTCAGGTGGAACCGGCAGTAAGATTAAAGGCTGATTTATCACCCGATCGCCAGAACCGAGTGGAATTGGAAGGTGGAGGGGAACTTTCACTGCAATATACTCCCCAAGGAGATATGTTGCTTTACGGACGTTATACCCTTAGCGGTGGTTTATTGAACTATACCTTACCGGTAATTCCATTGAAAGAGTTTGCTATAAAGGAGGGAAGCTATGTGGAATGGTCGGGTAATATGATGGATCCGAAAATAAATTTCAAAGCTACGGAAAGGCTACGTGCTTCTGTGACTGGTGAAAATCAGGCCAGTCGGCAGGTCAACTTTGATGTGTCTGTTTCCATTAAAAATACCCTGAAGAATCTAGGTATGGTATTTGACCTTGAAGCACCCGAAGATATGACTGTGCAGAATCAACTTTCGGCAATGTCGGATGAAGAAAGGAGCAAACTGGCCATTACAATGCTTGTTTCTGGTATGTATATGCCGCAGGGTATAACATCTTCAGGCACAGGTGGAGGTATAAATGTAGGGAGTGCTCTGAATAATTTCCTTCAGGGCGAGATAGCCAATATTGCTGGTAGTGCACTTAAAAAGGTTGATATATCTTTTGGAATGGAATCTTATGATGAAGCTAGTGGAAAAGGAACCGGAAAACGGACGGATTATTCTTATCGTTTTGCCAAAAGATTCTACAATGATCGTATTCGGATAGTGATTGGTGGCAAAATATCGACAGGAGAAACTGTGGAAGAAAAGCAATCGTTTATTGATAATATTTCTCTGGAATACAGGCTGGATACCAGTGGAACCAGGTATGTGAAATTATTCCATAATAAAAATTACCAGAGTTTGCTGGAAGGTGAAATAATTGAAACGGGAGTTGGTGTGGTGCTTCGCAAAAAAATGCGCCGACTTGGTGAATTGTTTATATTCAAAAGTAATAAAGATAAAAAAGAGTCGAAATGAGGAAACTACTTTATTTGTCATTGTTGTTCTTAACTGCTTGTTCAACCACCCGTAATTTACCGGAGGATGAAACTCTATATACGGGTATGAAGAAAACAGTGGTGGAGAATCGTGATGCTTCGAAGGCTGGTGATGAGGCTCTTGAAGAAGTGTACGCTGCATTGGCCGTTCCTCCCAATAATGCTCTTTTTGGAAGTTCGTCTGTAAGGGTTCCTTTCCCTTTCGGATTGTGGATGTATAATGCATTTAAAAAGAGTGAGAAGGGTTTGGGACGCTGGATGTTTAATCGTTTTGCCTCAGAACCTGTGCTCATTTCGACAGTGAATCCGGATGTCCGGGTTAAAGTTGCCAGAAATTTGCTGCGTGACTATGGATATTTCAACGGACAAGTAGCTTACGAAGTAATTCCTACGAAAAAACGTCAGGCAAAATTGAAATACAAAGTAGATATGCAGCAGCCTTATTTACTGGATTCTATTTTTTATTCTCATTATAGTGCACGTACTGATAGCTTGCTACATCGGCATATTGTTGATAAAATACTCCGTCCTGGCGATCATTTCAGTGTTTTGAAGCTAGATGAGGAACGTCAGCGGTTGAGTACTTTACTACGCAATGCCGGTTATTACTATTTCCGTCCGGAATTTATATCTTTTCTGGCAGATACAACCTGGCAATCTGGCCGTGTAAGCCTTAAAATTACTCCGAAAGCTGATTTGCCCGAACTAGTTCTTCGCTCATGGAAGATGGGAAATCGGTCTGTTGCTTTGAGTGGAATAAACGGAGAACCGCCTACTGATTCTTTGCTTTATAAAGACCTAATGGTATATTATCAGGGTAAATTGCATGTTCGTCCGGTTGTACTTTATAATCGTTTTCGTTTAATGCAGGGAGAAACCTATTCACAGATAAAGCAATTGCGGACACAGGAAAATATAAACCGTCTGGGTATTTTTAAGTATGCCGATTTACAGTTCACTCCCCGTGATACAACTCAGGGAAATAATGTACTTGATGTGCAGATGAATGCCGCTTACGATCTTCCTCTTGACGGAGAATTGGAACTGAATGTAACTTCCAAATCCAATGATCAGGTAGGACCCGGAGCAGCATTCTCCGTTACAAGACGAAACCTCTTTGGTGGAGGTGAGAATTTTACCGTGAAGCTCAAAGGCAGTTATGAATGGCAGACTAATGACCCGGTAGGGGGAAGTAGTTCTGTTATTAACTCTTACGAATTGGGGGCATCAGCCGCACTTGTAATTCCCCGGATTGTACTGCCTGGTATGGAATATAAAGAATTAACTTATCCGGCAACTACCACATTTAGACTGTATGCCGATCAAATGAACCGGGCAAGATATTTCAAGTTATTGGCTTTCGGAGGGAATGCAACGTATGATTTTCAGACTTCGAGAGTAAGCCGTCATTCCATAACGCCGTTCAAACTGACTTTTAATGTGCTTCAAAGTACAACGCAGCGCTTTGATTCTGTTACGAATGCCAATCCTGCTTTGTATCTCAGTCTGAAGAATCAGTTTATTCCGGCAATGAATTATACCTATACCTATGACGATGCGGGTGTGAAAAGCAAAAGGAATCATGTTTGGTGGGAAACGTCCATTACCTCTGCCGGAAATATAACATCTGGCATATACCGATTATTTGGAAGAAACTTCAATGAAGAAAAGAAACTTCTGGGAAATCCGTTTGCACAGTTCCTGAAACTTAGTTCTGAAGTGAGATATAACTATAAAATTACTGCACGACAATCTTTAGTTGCCCGGTTAAGTGGAGGAATTCTTTATGCTTATGGAAACTCGGAAGTGGCTCCGTATAATGAACAATTCTATATTGGAGGAGCTAATAGTTTGCGTGCCTTTACCATCCGTTCGCTGGGACCGGGTAGTTACAGACCGGATGCAGGAAATACTTATTCATACATGGACCAGACTGGCAATTTAAAATTTGAAGCCAATGTAGAATATCGTTTCAACCTACTGGGAAATCTTAATGGTGCTATCTTTTTAGACGCCGGAAATATATGGTTACTGAAAGATGATATAGCTCGTCCTGGTGGAAAGTTTGGTTTGTCAAAACTAGGAAAAGAGATTGCTTTGGGTACTGGCGCCGGATTACGCTACGATCTCTCGTTTCTGGTCATCCGTCTGGATGCCGGAATAGGACTACATGCTCCTTATGAAACTTCAAAATCAGGCTATTACAATATACCTTCTTTTAAAGACGGACTAGGCTTTCATCTGGCAATCGGCTATCCATTCTAGAGAAATACTTTCTTATTTGAACCATTTGTGATCATATTTGAACTATTTGTTGTACCTACGTTGAATATAATTTAGTAAATTTGCGGCGTAAAAAAAATGATATGACTAACAACCTATTTAAAAATATAAGCGAAATGAAACCAACTTTATTTGTACTTGCTGCCGGAATGGGCAGTCGTTATGGCGGTCTTAAGCAATTAGACGGTCTGGGCCCTAACGGTGAAACTATCATGGACTATTCAATTTACGATGCAATCCGCGGAGGATTTGGTAAATTGGTATTTGTAATCCGTGAAAGTTTTGAAAAAGACTTCCGTGAAAAGATTATCAAAAAATATGAAAACCATATTCCTGTAGAATTGGTATTTCAGGATATCAATGACCTACCTGCAGGATTTACTTGTCCAGAAGGAAGAGAAAAACCATGGGGAACTAACCATGCTGTATTGATGGGTAAGAATGTTATCAACGAACCTTTTGCTGTAATCAATGCTGATGATTTTTACGGAAAAGATAGCTTTGCTGTCTTAGGTAAGGCTCTTTCTGAAATGGAAGGAAAGAAGAATGAATATTGCATGGTAGGCTACCGTGTAGGTAACACTCTTTCTGAAAGTGGTAGCGTAGCACGTGGTGTTTGTGCAACAGACGAAAATGGTAACCTTACTACAGTAGTAGAACGTACAGCTATCGAACGTATTGATGGTAAAGTTCAGTTCAAGGACGAAAACGGTGAAACTGTAACTATTGATGATAATACTCCTGTTTCAATGAACATGTGGGGATTCACTCCTGACTATTTCAAATATTCAGAAGATTTCTTCATTGAATTCCTGAAAGAGAATATCAGCAATCTGAAATGCGAATACTTCATTCCATTAATGGTTAATGAACTTATTAACAATGGCACAGCAAGTGTGAAAGTACTTGATACTACATCAAAATGGTTTGGTGTAACTTATGCTGATGATCGTCAGTCGGTAGTCGACAAAATCCAGGCATTGGTTGATGCAGGTGAATACCCTGCTAAATTGTTCTAAGCAGTAAAATAAAAAACACTTTAAGTGACTATAGATAAGGGATGCAATTTATTTGCATCCCTTTTTTGTATTGTATTTCAATAAACAAGGACTTTACAGAAATTATTCGGCAATAAATAAAATCCATTGGTGAATAAATAAATTTTATTGGTGAATAATCCAAAAATGATTGCCCAATAATTTTAAATAAAGACTGCAAGATGTGTCTGATTATATATTGATCAATGTTATCCTCCATAGCTTTGAATTTATGACCAGAAAATGCGTATTTAGGTCTGTTCTTTTAATGAGAAGATTGAATGTGCAGAGAAATTTGTGCTAATCATCGTTTTTTAGTGAGGGATGAGCCTTAAAAGTGATGGTAAAGTGATGGATGAATTTATTTATGCTATTCGTATTTTGTTGTTTTTCAATTTGTTGAGTGTGTTGGTGATAGAGTGAGGGATAAAATTTAAAAAAATATGTTTTTTCCTGTCCTTTTTAATTTGAACAGTTGTCTTATTAGTGAAGGAAACCTAAAAAAGAATATTTTGAAAGAAGAAATTGAGAATATAGAACCAGAATTATTGTTTCGCTACTGTAAAAAGCAATGTTCAACTGCAGAGCAGGAAATGATAGAGCAAGCTATTAGCTGTTCAGAAGAACTGCAATTAAAGATTAAACAGATAGAAAAGACTTTAGAAATTGCGGCCGACATTGAAGAATGCGAATCTATTGATATTTTTTCGGGTTATAAAACTACACGTAAAAAAATTAGAGATAACCAAAAAAGGATCTTTATTCATTTACTTACCCGCTATGCTGCTATACTGACATTTCCTTTATTGTTGTCTTCAATAATTTTAGGTTATCTTTATTTTAATCGGCAGCCCGAAGCTTTACAATTCGCAGAAGTTACTACTCCTACAGGTGCTATTGTTCGTTATGAACTTCCGGATAAATCTGTAGTCTGGCTAAATTCAGGTACAAAGTTACGTTATCCAGTGCACTTTTCCGGAGATAAGCGCGAGGTGGAATTGAAAGGTGAAGCCTATTTTGAAGTTCAGGCCGATAAAAAACATCCATTTTATGTAAATACTCCCAGCGGAATGTCAGTATATGTATATGGTACTCAATTTGATGTAAACGCTTATGAAGATGAAAGTACTATAGAAGTAGTGCTTGAGAAAGGAAAAGTAAATGTTATTGTTCCAGATAAGGAAACTGTTGTCAGACTGGAACCTGGAGAACAACTTCAATATGAAAAGTCTACCAACCGATTAAACAAAATGAAGGTTGATGTTTACGAAAAAATGGGATGGAAGTATGGAAAGCTTATTTTCAGAAATGCTTCTCTAAGTGAAATGTTTAAACGTTTAGCCAGACATTATAATGTTGACATCCAGTTTAATAATATATCAGGCAAAGAATATAATTATCGTGCAACATTTACAAATGAATCTTTGATTCAAATTCTTGATTATCTAAGTAAATCGACTAATCTGAAATGGGCTATTGAAGAACCTGTACAAAAATCAGATGGAACACTTACCAGGAAAAAAATTATAGTAAACCAATATTAATATTATCTATAAAAAATAGTTTGCCTATGAAATAACACATTCTAGTAAAAAAGAAAGGAGGTTTCCCACAACCTCCTTTCAAAAAACCAGACATCCGTTAGAATCTTGCAAATACGTACGGAAGTCAAAACCTTAGTTTATACAGTATAAAACTTTAGTTAACCACAAATTTATGAAAAAAAACCATTTGATTGTCTCAAAACGCAAATGTTCTTTAAATCTAAAACTTCCTTTAGTTATGAAGATAAGTCTAGCATTGTTGTTTTTTGTAGTATTTCAGTTGCAGGCAGCAACCGGTTATGCACAAAGAACAAAGAGCTCTATCGCACTATCAAATGCTTCCATAGAGCAAGTCTTGAACCAGATTGAGGAAAACTCCGATTATGTTTTTCTCTATAACGACAAAACGATTAACACACATCGTATAGTGTCAGTAAAAAGTAATAGTGGGAATATTCCTGAAGTTCTTAACGAAATCTTTAAAGGAACAAATATTACTTATACTATTGTAGATAAGCAAATAATTCTTTCAACCAAGAAAGTAAAATCTGTTACACAGGAATCTGCTTCTCCGATAAAAGGTACCGTAAAGGATAAAAAAGGGGAAACCCTTATTGGAGTGAACATTATGATAAAAGGTACCTCTACTGGAACAACAACAGATATGGATGGTTGTTTTTCCTTGCATGCAAAAAAGGGAGACGTACTGACCATTTCTTATACCGGTTATACTTCCAGGGTTGTAACAGTGACAGATGCACATACATTGGACATTGTTCTTGAGGAGAACCGAGTTGAACTGGGAGAGGTTGTTGTAACTGCATTAGGAATAAAAAAAG
Proteins encoded in this window:
- a CDS encoding BamA/TamA family outer membrane protein, translating into MRKLLYLSLLFLTACSTTRNLPEDETLYTGMKKTVVENRDASKAGDEALEEVYAALAVPPNNALFGSSSVRVPFPFGLWMYNAFKKSEKGLGRWMFNRFASEPVLISTVNPDVRVKVARNLLRDYGYFNGQVAYEVIPTKKRQAKLKYKVDMQQPYLLDSIFYSHYSARTDSLLHRHIVDKILRPGDHFSVLKLDEERQRLSTLLRNAGYYYFRPEFISFLADTTWQSGRVSLKITPKADLPELVLRSWKMGNRSVALSGINGEPPTDSLLYKDLMVYYQGKLHVRPVVLYNRFRLMQGETYSQIKQLRTQENINRLGIFKYADLQFTPRDTTQGNNVLDVQMNAAYDLPLDGELELNVTSKSNDQVGPGAAFSVTRRNLFGGGENFTVKLKGSYEWQTNDPVGGSSSVINSYELGASAALVIPRIVLPGMEYKELTYPATTTFRLYADQMNRARYFKLLAFGGNATYDFQTSRVSRHSITPFKLTFNVLQSTTQRFDSVTNANPALYLSLKNQFIPAMNYTYTYDDAGVKSKRNHVWWETSITSAGNITSGIYRLFGRNFNEEKKLLGNPFAQFLKLSSEVRYNYKITARQSLVARLSGGILYAYGNSEVAPYNEQFYIGGANSLRAFTIRSLGPGSYRPDAGNTYSYMDQTGNLKFEANVEYRFNLLGNLNGAIFLDAGNIWLLKDDIARPGGKFGLSKLGKEIALGTGAGLRYDLSFLVIRLDAGIGLHAPYETSKSGYYNIPSFKDGLGFHLAIGYPF
- a CDS encoding translocation/assembly module TamB domain-containing protein → MDEQKKKWLKWIGITLLSPLILLVILLVLLYLPPVQNVLKNQFVKYASREMGMHISIDRIRLSFPLDLAVQEVRVISSKDTLLIADKMIVDLGLRRIFHKELRVDDITLSKVFVNSSNLMEGMRIRGKIGKLYLCSEKVNFKREEALITDALLKDAELKLSLIDTTKEKKEKPSKPFRWKIFLQRLQLRNVAFHMDQPADSLRLTANVSGAVLTNGKLDFMRRLYKLRHFSVEKASFNYDSGAGEPSKGFDPSHLALRDISITVDSFMKQDRELQASIKRVSLWDRSGLSITSLTGRVLADNRAIRIPAMQLNTPHSEINLTAKADWLLVENPDKGSFESSLVSNIGKQDVLLFVGGLSKQFSDSYPFRAITLRALVQGNKKSIRLSRFSAVLPGSFSLVSVGEMRNLSDKKNRSGEIKFQMDAKNLDFMANLIKSSSNGNVRVPQNMKLQGQASMKSERYLAGLTLTEDKGTVKADAEYNMASNSYKAKVAVDKLQVNHFLPKNTIYSLTASFDAAGVGTDFFSAKTKLNGGFKLQELQYDKSTFTGIDLKAKLQNSLAEVVLKSESRLLKMDANLTALLHKKQTKGELSMFVRDVDLYKLRLINHPLRDPIAFTVNASTNSGETSLELHSGDMELSLNSRIPIKNFIQEATNLSTIITKQIQQKRLNHLELSGAIPSAQLSFMAGKKNPLSEYLALSKISFKDASVNLSSSQKKGLTGGAQLHSLQVDSVLLDTVRLAIRQDTAGIHLHAGVINNKFNKQYVFQAYADGVVQDDNAEVMLKYLNAKGETGADLGVRAQLEEGGVSFNLFPDQPILLFRPFNLNKDNRIFIDKENRVTANLDLQDKNGMGLFVHSVENAEAQQDIIGELRNLDLKEVVQSLPYLPDIGGILSTKAEYIQKNNRFQVIADAGIRKFMYEKQLVGNMNLQATYLPVEKNVHQLEAKLGYNGREVLVADGTYHAEGEGTMKVLAKIKAFPLGVANAFIPDGMAQLAGALNGEVALEGSTQSPKINGGFKADTSSVYIAQAGARLRLDEKEIKVTDNKLVFDNYHIYAVGKNPLNISGSVDLKDLQQMRADLKLTASNYQLFNANRTKQSLVYGKLFVDLNTTIRGPVDALIMRGNMRLLGNTDVTYVLKDSPLTVQDRLGDMVTFVNFADTLQPPKEKPKKVSLGGLDMLINIQVEPAVRLKADLSPDRQNRVELEGGGELSLQYTPQGDMLLYGRYTLSGGLLNYTLPVIPLKEFAIKEGSYVEWSGNMMDPKINFKATERLRASVTGENQASRQVNFDVSVSIKNTLKNLGMVFDLEAPEDMTVQNQLSAMSDEERSKLAITMLVSGMYMPQGITSSGTGGGINVGSALNNFLQGEIANIAGSALKKVDISFGMESYDEASGKGTGKRTDYSYRFAKRFYNDRIRIVIGGKISTGETVEEKQSFIDNISLEYRLDTSGTRYVKLFHNKNYQSLLEGEIIETGVGVVLRKKMRRLGELFIFKSNKDKKESK
- a CDS encoding nucleotidyltransferase, which encodes MKPTLFVLAAGMGSRYGGLKQLDGLGPNGETIMDYSIYDAIRGGFGKLVFVIRESFEKDFREKIIKKYENHIPVELVFQDINDLPAGFTCPEGREKPWGTNHAVLMGKNVINEPFAVINADDFYGKDSFAVLGKALSEMEGKKNEYCMVGYRVGNTLSESGSVARGVCATDENGNLTTVVERTAIERIDGKVQFKDENGETVTIDDNTPVSMNMWGFTPDYFKYSEDFFIEFLKENISNLKCEYFIPLMVNELINNGTASVKVLDTTSKWFGVTYADDRQSVVDKIQALVDAGEYPAKLF
- a CDS encoding FecR domain-containing protein — encoded protein: MENIEPELLFRYCKKQCSTAEQEMIEQAISCSEELQLKIKQIEKTLEIAADIEECESIDIFSGYKTTRKKIRDNQKRIFIHLLTRYAAILTFPLLLSSIILGYLYFNRQPEALQFAEVTTPTGAIVRYELPDKSVVWLNSGTKLRYPVHFSGDKREVELKGEAYFEVQADKKHPFYVNTPSGMSVYVYGTQFDVNAYEDESTIEVVLEKGKVNVIVPDKETVVRLEPGEQLQYEKSTNRLNKMKVDVYEKMGWKYGKLIFRNASLSEMFKRLARHYNVDIQFNNISGKEYNYRATFTNESLIQILDYLSKSTNLKWAIEEPVQKSDGTLTRKKIIVNQY